One Tomitella gaofuii DNA segment encodes these proteins:
- a CDS encoding 1-acyl-sn-glycerol-3-phosphate acyltransferase, with the protein MSETARPMDDTATLFLCDAEDLREMASLAEWVRGHHPGGRTRARYARVAFCGTDAPDTAELAAAVASVDEDTTVVPVRRAWVPARGTQDSTPRFRDLVLGDPARPRNQIARRLRRDDPTRRLVVLGEGATIADLRVRYEAEGAVDGAADDDQRESFDAFIARHADLTLDVEERGLRGRRYKVPRFVIPGIEARAGYRAAIADAARTLGRPAGDIRTEARAYLHELVATPSTFFIDWMGTLTRWITSLGYRRVVTDPANVERARAMMRDHPSALLWTHKSHIDAIALMSVMYDNDFPAPHSIGGINMAFAGVGYAGRRSGTIFIRRKFNDNPVYKLALRQYLGFLMAKRFPLSWSFEGTRSRSGIIGRPRFGLLKYAIDAAHATGTEDLHLIPVSINYDLIGETAEYAREEAGKPKEAESLGWFVDYLRRLRAPMGDIYLDFAEPVVLDGVAPEPTPELLRQVSTDVARRANACVPVTMASLLCLVLLGTQPRALTRVELDQATREIVRWLKSRGVRLEDILRDGDVAAGETLFQNALGTGVLRRSTGASVELIGLGRGQDLVAGYYRNTIVHYFIEKAVAEVCVATVASTPAETRVEAFGRTTDELHAMLRATFFLPSAEEFRRAVDKVLSDHDADWRATLARPGEEPVHELLGGFRPLVAHSTLLPFIEARWIVSTVVAGLAPGEATDKQEIIAKSLRYGRTALERQLIVGESSVGKAMLEGGYAYLSEAGLLDAGDDADAKVAKRRTARAHLETIIDAITVVRARAHAQLFGSDPSRTV; encoded by the coding sequence ATGAGTGAGACGGCCCGGCCGATGGACGACACCGCCACGCTGTTCCTGTGCGACGCCGAGGACCTGCGGGAGATGGCCTCGCTCGCCGAGTGGGTGCGCGGCCACCACCCTGGTGGCCGCACGCGCGCCCGCTACGCCCGGGTCGCCTTCTGCGGCACCGACGCGCCCGACACGGCCGAGCTCGCCGCCGCCGTCGCCTCCGTCGACGAGGACACCACGGTGGTGCCGGTACGCCGGGCGTGGGTCCCGGCGCGCGGCACCCAGGATTCCACCCCGCGCTTCCGCGACCTGGTGCTGGGCGATCCGGCGCGGCCCCGCAACCAGATCGCACGACGACTGCGCCGCGACGACCCCACCCGTCGCCTCGTGGTGCTGGGCGAAGGCGCGACGATCGCGGACCTGCGCGTCCGTTACGAGGCGGAGGGCGCCGTCGACGGTGCCGCCGACGACGACCAGCGCGAATCCTTCGACGCATTCATCGCCCGGCACGCCGATCTCACACTCGACGTGGAGGAGCGTGGCCTGCGCGGGCGCCGCTACAAGGTGCCGCGGTTCGTCATCCCCGGCATCGAGGCGCGCGCCGGCTACCGCGCGGCCATCGCCGACGCGGCCAGGACCCTCGGCCGCCCCGCCGGGGACATCCGCACCGAGGCGCGCGCATACCTGCACGAACTCGTGGCCACCCCCAGCACGTTCTTCATCGACTGGATGGGCACGCTCACCCGCTGGATCACCTCGCTCGGCTATCGCAGAGTGGTCACCGACCCGGCCAACGTCGAACGCGCACGCGCGATGATGCGCGACCATCCGTCCGCGCTGCTGTGGACGCACAAGTCGCACATCGACGCCATCGCACTGATGTCGGTGATGTACGACAACGACTTCCCCGCACCGCACTCCATCGGCGGCATCAACATGGCCTTCGCCGGAGTGGGGTACGCCGGCCGCCGGTCCGGCACCATCTTCATCCGGCGCAAGTTCAACGACAACCCTGTCTACAAGCTGGCCCTGCGGCAGTACCTCGGCTTCCTCATGGCCAAGCGATTCCCGTTGAGCTGGTCGTTCGAGGGGACGCGCTCACGCAGCGGCATCATCGGCCGCCCCCGTTTCGGGCTGCTCAAGTACGCGATCGACGCCGCGCACGCCACCGGCACGGAGGACCTGCACCTGATCCCCGTGTCCATCAACTACGACCTCATCGGCGAGACCGCCGAGTACGCGCGCGAAGAGGCGGGCAAGCCCAAGGAGGCGGAGAGCCTCGGCTGGTTCGTCGACTACCTCCGCCGCCTGCGAGCCCCGATGGGCGACATCTACCTGGACTTCGCCGAGCCGGTGGTGCTCGACGGCGTGGCGCCGGAGCCGACTCCCGAACTCCTGCGCCAGGTGTCCACGGACGTCGCGCGCCGGGCGAACGCCTGTGTGCCCGTGACGATGGCGTCGCTGCTGTGCCTGGTGCTGCTGGGCACACAGCCGCGTGCGCTCACCCGCGTCGAACTCGATCAGGCGACGCGCGAGATCGTGCGCTGGCTCAAGTCGCGCGGCGTCCGGCTGGAGGACATCCTCCGCGATGGCGACGTCGCCGCGGGTGAGACGCTGTTCCAGAATGCCCTGGGCACCGGCGTGCTGCGCCGGTCCACCGGGGCGTCGGTGGAGCTGATCGGACTGGGCCGGGGCCAGGACCTGGTGGCCGGTTACTACCGCAACACGATCGTGCATTACTTCATCGAGAAGGCGGTGGCGGAGGTGTGCGTGGCCACCGTCGCGTCCACGCCCGCCGAGACCCGCGTGGAGGCCTTCGGAAGGACCACCGACGAGCTGCACGCGATGCTCCGGGCCACCTTCTTCCTGCCCTCGGCGGAGGAGTTCCGCCGGGCCGTCGACAAGGTGCTCTCCGACCACGACGCCGACTGGCGCGCCACGCTGGCACGGCCGGGCGAGGAACCGGTGCACGAGCTGCTGGGCGGATTCCGTCCGCTCGTCGCCCACAGCACTCTGCTGCCTTTCATCGAGGCCCGGTGGATCGTCTCCACCGTCGTCGCCGGTCTCGCGCCCGGCGAGGCCACCGACAAGCAGGAGATCATCGCCAAGTCGCTGCGCTACGGACGCACCGCGCTCGAGCGTCAGCTCATCGTCGGCGAATCGTCCGTGGGCAAGGCGATGCTCGAGGGCGGCTACGCCTATCTCAGCGAGGCCGGACTGCTCGACGCCGGGGACGACGCGGACGCGAAGGTGGCCAAACGCCGCACCGCACGCGCCCACCTCGAAACGATCATCGACGCGATCACCGTGGTCCGTGCCCGGGCGCACGCGCAGTTGTTCGGCTCGGACCCGTCGCGCACGGTGTGA
- a CDS encoding HAD-IB family hydrolase: MAAKNLRLPGTVEEIAGGPEGPAVGAFFDLDGTLVAGYTARYLTEERMKAGEYGPVDVLRTLGVMVGGGGLNPDTFAELLDLGAHTWAGRTVEDLDEMALRLYKKKVAGRIYPEMREIVRAHQDAGHTVVLTSSATTFQVQPVADALGIEHVVCNRFEDDDGVLTGHVAKPVIWGDTKAYAAQQFAADHGVDLDRSYFYADGDEDVALMYLVGKPRPTNPGETMAKIAGKRGWPVTRLSSRGAGSSIRTLIGFSTFLPIAGLGAAKGLLARNRRSAINFITDHWSTLMLRINGVEMNVTGRENLTASRPAVFLFNHRNGFDPFIAVSLIGRDFTSVAKAELKDDPMISAFGRFADIAFVERDNTKSAVEALKPIEAMADKGLSVLIAPEGTRLDTREVGPFKKGAFRIAMHAGIPVVPIVIRNAEMLGARDAVTINPGTVDVAVLPPVPTADWKLDEIDERIAEVRQMYLDTLADWPSDDE, translated from the coding sequence ATGGCGGCCAAGAATCTCAGACTGCCCGGCACCGTGGAGGAGATCGCGGGCGGGCCCGAAGGACCCGCGGTGGGCGCGTTCTTCGACCTCGACGGCACGCTCGTCGCCGGCTACACCGCCCGCTACCTCACCGAGGAGCGGATGAAGGCCGGCGAGTACGGCCCCGTCGACGTGCTGCGCACCCTCGGCGTGATGGTCGGCGGCGGCGGGCTCAACCCGGACACGTTCGCCGAGCTGCTCGACCTCGGCGCGCACACCTGGGCCGGCCGCACCGTCGAAGATCTCGACGAGATGGCGCTGCGGCTGTACAAGAAGAAGGTCGCCGGCCGCATCTACCCCGAGATGCGCGAGATCGTGCGCGCCCATCAGGACGCCGGCCACACCGTGGTGCTCACCTCGTCCGCGACCACCTTCCAGGTGCAGCCGGTGGCCGACGCCCTCGGTATCGAGCACGTGGTGTGCAACCGGTTCGAAGACGACGACGGTGTGCTCACCGGCCACGTCGCGAAGCCCGTCATCTGGGGCGACACCAAGGCGTACGCCGCGCAGCAGTTCGCCGCCGACCACGGCGTCGACCTCGACCGGAGCTACTTCTACGCCGATGGCGACGAGGACGTCGCGCTGATGTACCTCGTCGGCAAGCCGCGCCCCACGAACCCCGGCGAGACGATGGCCAAGATCGCCGGCAAGCGGGGCTGGCCGGTGACCCGGCTGTCCAGCCGCGGCGCAGGGTCTTCGATCCGCACGCTCATCGGCTTCAGCACCTTCCTGCCGATCGCCGGGCTGGGCGCCGCCAAAGGGCTGCTGGCCCGCAACCGCCGCAGCGCGATCAACTTCATCACCGACCACTGGTCCACGCTCATGCTCCGCATCAACGGCGTGGAGATGAACGTGACCGGGCGTGAGAACCTCACCGCGTCACGGCCGGCGGTGTTCCTGTTCAACCACCGCAACGGCTTCGACCCGTTCATCGCCGTGTCGCTGATCGGCAGGGACTTCACCTCGGTGGCCAAGGCCGAGCTCAAGGACGACCCGATGATCAGCGCCTTCGGCCGCTTCGCCGACATCGCCTTCGTCGAACGCGACAACACCAAGTCCGCCGTCGAGGCGCTCAAGCCCATCGAGGCGATGGCGGACAAGGGCCTGTCGGTGCTCATCGCGCCGGAGGGCACGCGGCTCGACACCCGTGAGGTGGGACCGTTCAAAAAGGGCGCGTTCCGCATCGCCATGCACGCCGGCATCCCCGTGGTGCCGATCGTCATCCGCAACGCGGAGATGCTCGGGGCGCGCGACGCGGTCACCATCAACCCCGGCACGGTGGACGTGGCGGTGCTGCCCCCGGTGCCCACCGCGGACTGGAAGCTGGACGAGATCGACGAGCGCATCGCCGAGGTGCGACAGATGTACCTCGACACCCTCGCAGATTGGCCGAGCGACGATGAGTGA
- a CDS encoding wax ester/triacylglycerol synthase domain-containing protein, giving the protein MGDTTVQFDDRLSAFDYMMFRADMDAHSRTSLMFIETLDEVPDFATLREQIDRASRVVPRLRQRVVAPLLPLAPARWVVDPDFSLAYHLRRVVLPGPGALRDLLDLAEVLHATPLDPGRPLWEATLVEGLDEPDAKAALLWKLSHTVTDGVGGMLLDQMIHQDSRGPSPEPMPPVPVPQDVTPLELTQSAVRGLPQRLVLGSLSRAAGIARRAGNAVTDPRAAVGSAARTIDDLRKLADSAAAEPSPLLRRRGLDHRFSTLDFPLADIRAAAKTHGCSVNDAYLAGIAGAMRIYHERLGVPIDSLNLAMPVNARAGGDATAGNQWSAITMGLPVAEPDVATRMLAIRKCVLHARSGSSIDPTAILAPVLSWLPQQLLAGTGTGSLGIDVQASNVPGKVAERYIAGTRITRSVPIGPLPGVAMMATMVSFAGKCFVGVNYDTAAFSDTEALEQALTAGFDEVLAEAPSSTAKDAAAVPAPARKPAPKPATSRTPARKTAARKAPATKDGDK; this is encoded by the coding sequence ATGGGCGATACGACAGTGCAATTCGACGACAGACTCAGCGCCTTCGACTACATGATGTTCCGGGCCGACATGGACGCCCATTCGCGGACGTCGCTGATGTTCATCGAGACGCTCGACGAGGTCCCCGACTTCGCGACCTTGCGCGAGCAGATCGACCGCGCGTCGCGTGTGGTGCCGCGGCTGCGTCAGCGGGTGGTGGCCCCGTTGCTGCCGCTGGCGCCCGCGCGCTGGGTGGTGGACCCGGACTTCTCGCTCGCATACCACCTGCGCCGCGTGGTGCTGCCCGGGCCCGGTGCGTTGCGTGACCTGCTCGACCTGGCCGAGGTCCTGCACGCCACGCCGCTCGACCCGGGCCGCCCCCTCTGGGAGGCCACGCTGGTGGAAGGCCTCGACGAGCCCGACGCGAAGGCCGCACTGCTCTGGAAGCTCAGCCACACCGTGACCGACGGGGTCGGCGGCATGCTGTTGGACCAGATGATCCACCAGGACAGCCGCGGCCCGTCCCCCGAGCCGATGCCCCCGGTACCCGTGCCGCAGGACGTCACCCCGCTCGAGTTGACGCAGTCGGCGGTCCGCGGGCTCCCCCAGCGGCTCGTACTCGGGTCGCTCTCGCGCGCCGCCGGCATCGCCCGCCGCGCGGGGAACGCCGTCACCGACCCGCGCGCCGCGGTGGGATCCGCCGCACGCACCATCGACGACCTGCGCAAGCTCGCCGATTCGGCGGCCGCCGAGCCTTCTCCGCTGCTACGACGCCGCGGACTCGACCACCGCTTCAGCACCCTCGACTTCCCGCTGGCCGACATCCGCGCGGCCGCCAAGACGCACGGCTGCTCGGTCAACGACGCCTACTTGGCGGGCATCGCGGGCGCCATGCGCATCTACCACGAACGCCTCGGCGTGCCCATCGACTCGCTCAACCTCGCCATGCCGGTCAATGCCCGCGCCGGCGGCGACGCCACCGCGGGCAACCAGTGGTCCGCCATCACGATGGGGCTGCCGGTGGCCGAACCGGACGTGGCCACGCGCATGCTCGCCATCCGCAAGTGCGTGCTGCACGCCCGCTCCGGATCGTCCATCGATCCCACGGCGATCCTCGCCCCCGTGCTGTCCTGGCTGCCGCAGCAGCTGCTCGCCGGCACGGGCACCGGCAGCCTCGGCATCGACGTGCAGGCCAGCAACGTCCCCGGCAAGGTGGCCGAACGCTATATCGCCGGGACCCGCATCACCCGCAGCGTGCCCATCGGACCGCTGCCGGGGGTCGCGATGATGGCGACGATGGTCTCGTTCGCCGGCAAGTGTTTCGTCGGCGTCAACTACGACACCGCCGCGTTCAGCGACACCGAAGCGCTCGAACAGGCGCTCACCGCCGGCTTCGACGAGGTCCTCGCCGAGGCCCCCTCGTCGACGGCGAAGGACGCCGCCGCTGTCCCGGCGCCGGCGCGCAAGCCCGCGCCGAAGCCGGCCACAAGCCGGACACCAGCTCGCAAGACCGCCGCGCGCAAGGCACCGGCGACGAAGGACGGGGACAAGTAG
- a CDS encoding alpha/beta hydrolase, producing the protein MTRVTGGVPSRLWAGAAATLNSVAPPSNYWLGAGSMMVGGPVNELSPYLLGASAADAAVGVARRRGAASAAVSALTIAGQAELVRRALATGRAVDSALDEAIGRSRPPAGGRERLAARLSPVPMRPGDVEVLRDIPYFGPAGVPAADGPAARARAEKLCRLDVYRSRSGTRPGGGSGPAPVLLHVHGGMWMGSDKRYEALPLLHRMAARGWVCVSINYRLCPKDPFPAQILDVKSAIAWVRAHAAEYGADPSFIAITGGSAGAHLASLAALTPDDPRLQPHLADGADTSVQAAVPQYGIYDFTAQSGTAHATKRRDRFLAPMILKKDPVDDAADFALASPLLHADAVAPPFFVLHGTDDTGVEIDESRHFVRHLRAVSDSVVAFAELPGAQHAYDHLHSIRTRASVRGIERFLEWAAATRT; encoded by the coding sequence ATGACCCGCGTGACGGGCGGCGTCCCCTCCCGCTTGTGGGCAGGCGCCGCGGCGACGCTCAACTCCGTGGCACCGCCGTCGAACTACTGGCTGGGCGCGGGCTCGATGATGGTGGGCGGCCCGGTCAACGAGCTGTCGCCGTATCTGCTGGGCGCCTCCGCCGCGGACGCCGCCGTCGGCGTGGCGCGGCGGCGCGGTGCCGCGTCCGCCGCGGTGTCCGCCCTGACCATCGCCGGGCAGGCCGAGCTCGTCCGCCGGGCCCTGGCCACGGGCCGCGCGGTGGACTCCGCGCTGGACGAGGCGATCGGCCGCTCCCGGCCGCCCGCCGGCGGACGCGAGCGCCTCGCCGCGCGCCTGTCCCCCGTGCCCATGCGGCCAGGCGACGTCGAAGTGCTGCGCGACATCCCCTACTTCGGCCCGGCCGGCGTCCCCGCCGCGGACGGTCCCGCGGCACGGGCCCGGGCGGAGAAACTGTGCCGCCTCGACGTCTACCGCTCGCGCAGCGGGACGCGCCCCGGTGGAGGGTCCGGCCCGGCGCCCGTTCTGTTGCACGTCCACGGCGGGATGTGGATGGGCAGCGACAAGCGGTACGAGGCGCTGCCGCTGCTGCACCGGATGGCCGCGCGCGGCTGGGTGTGCGTGAGCATCAACTACCGCCTGTGCCCCAAGGACCCTTTCCCCGCCCAGATCCTCGATGTGAAGAGCGCCATCGCATGGGTGCGCGCGCACGCCGCCGAGTACGGCGCGGACCCGTCGTTCATCGCGATCACGGGCGGCTCCGCCGGCGCGCACCTGGCGTCGCTCGCCGCACTCACCCCCGACGACCCGCGGCTGCAGCCGCACCTGGCCGACGGCGCGGACACCTCGGTCCAGGCCGCGGTGCCCCAGTACGGCATCTACGACTTCACCGCGCAGTCCGGGACCGCGCACGCGACCAAGCGACGCGACCGCTTCCTGGCGCCGATGATCCTCAAGAAGGACCCCGTCGACGACGCGGCGGACTTCGCGCTGGCGTCGCCGCTGCTGCACGCCGACGCCGTCGCGCCGCCGTTCTTCGTCCTGCACGGGACCGACGACACCGGCGTGGAGATCGACGAGTCCCGGCACTTCGTCCGCCACCTGCGCGCGGTCTCGGACAGCGTCGTCGCCTTCGCGGAGCTGCCCGGGGCGCAGCACGCCTACGACCATCTGCACTCGATCCGCACGCGGGCGTCCGTACGGGGAATCGAACGATTCCTGGAATGGGCCGCGGCCACCCGCACCTGA
- a CDS encoding SRPBCC family protein, with protein sequence MGEVKAVSEIDIVAEPSAVLEAIADYATVRPKILPSQYRDYAVVQGGQGDGTLVRWTLQATKKRVRYVEAAVSVKGDTVTETDANSTMVTTWTVTPIADGARVAVETAWAGAGGIGGVFEGLFAPLGLRKIQGETLANLAKQVK encoded by the coding sequence GTGGGAGAGGTCAAGGCGGTCAGCGAGATCGACATCGTCGCGGAGCCGTCGGCGGTGCTCGAGGCCATCGCCGACTATGCGACGGTGCGTCCGAAGATCCTCCCGTCCCAGTACCGCGACTATGCGGTGGTGCAGGGCGGGCAGGGGGACGGCACCCTCGTGCGCTGGACGCTGCAAGCGACCAAGAAGCGCGTGCGGTACGTCGAGGCGGCCGTCTCGGTGAAGGGCGACACCGTGACGGAGACCGACGCCAATTCGACGATGGTCACGACGTGGACGGTCACCCCGATCGCCGACGGGGCGCGCGTGGCGGTGGAGACCGCGTGGGCGGGAGCCGGCGGCATCGGCGGCGTGTTCGAGGGTCTTTTCGCCCCGCTGGGATTGCGGAAGATCCAGGGGGAGACCCTCGCGAACCTGGCCAAGCAGGTCAAGTAG
- a CDS encoding amidase, which translates to MEELFDTRDMTGLAQAISGGEVSAREVVEFALDRIAQRNPTVNAVVATRADEVRAEVDAGLPAGPLHGVPFAIKDLGADVAGLPTTNGSRLFADATATADSPIVSAYRRAGLAVVGKTNTPEWGQNASTEPALFGPARNPHDLDRSPGGSSGGASAAVAAGILPAAHASDGGGSIRIPAAMTGLVGLKPSRGRTCAGNPLGAPLSVQHAVTRSVRDSALLLDVVSAPRIGDPVTIVQPARPYSEEVGADPGMLTIATMTCFPDGRPVHDDCAAAVEDIATVLSGLGHRVAPGAPTFPLDDMAAPMSTGMAVSMTASVDARLAALGRGLRDDDLEAVGRMIYERTKKLSAADFGVALDKLAAVAGTVGAFFADHDLLLLPTLGALTPPLGLLDAGSVEAIWTHGAVYGGLTSPFNITGQPAISLPLGTDRDGMPVGVQLVAAFGREDLLIRVAAQLERERPWPITPVWPARG; encoded by the coding sequence TCGCACAGCGCAACCCCACGGTGAACGCGGTCGTCGCCACCCGCGCCGACGAGGTGCGCGCCGAGGTGGACGCCGGACTGCCGGCGGGGCCGCTGCACGGGGTCCCGTTCGCCATCAAGGACCTCGGCGCGGACGTCGCCGGTCTGCCCACCACCAACGGGAGCCGCCTGTTCGCGGACGCGACGGCCACCGCCGACTCCCCGATCGTGTCGGCGTACCGGCGCGCGGGCCTGGCCGTCGTCGGCAAGACGAACACCCCGGAGTGGGGCCAGAACGCGTCCACGGAGCCCGCCCTGTTCGGCCCCGCACGCAACCCCCACGACCTGGACCGCTCCCCCGGCGGGTCGTCCGGCGGCGCGTCGGCGGCCGTGGCCGCGGGCATCCTGCCCGCCGCGCACGCCAGCGACGGCGGCGGTTCGATCCGCATCCCCGCGGCCATGACCGGGCTCGTGGGGCTCAAGCCGTCACGCGGACGCACGTGCGCGGGCAACCCGCTGGGCGCCCCGCTGTCGGTGCAGCACGCCGTCACCCGCAGCGTGCGCGACTCCGCGCTGCTGCTGGACGTCGTCTCCGCACCGCGCATCGGCGACCCGGTCACGATCGTGCAGCCGGCGCGCCCCTACTCCGAGGAGGTGGGGGCCGACCCCGGCATGCTGACGATCGCGACGATGACGTGTTTCCCCGACGGCCGACCTGTGCACGACGACTGCGCCGCCGCTGTCGAGGACATCGCGACGGTGCTGTCCGGCCTGGGGCACCGCGTCGCCCCCGGCGCGCCCACGTTCCCGCTCGACGACATGGCGGCACCCATGTCGACGGGGATGGCGGTGTCGATGACCGCGTCGGTCGACGCCCGGCTGGCCGCGCTCGGCCGCGGGCTCCGCGACGACGACCTCGAGGCGGTCGGCCGGATGATCTACGAGCGCACCAAGAAACTGAGCGCCGCCGACTTCGGCGTCGCTCTGGACAAGCTGGCGGCCGTGGCCGGGACGGTCGGCGCGTTCTTCGCCGATCACGACCTGCTCCTGCTGCCGACGCTGGGCGCACTGACGCCGCCGCTGGGCCTGCTGGACGCAGGCTCCGTGGAGGCCATCTGGACGCACGGTGCCGTCTACGGAGGGCTCACCAGCCCGTTCAACATCACCGGCCAGCCGGCGATCTCGTTGCCACTGGGCACCGACCGCGACGGCATGCCCGTCGGTGTGCAGCTGGTGGCGGCCTTCGGCCGCGAAGACCTGCTGATCCGGGTCGCCGCGCAACTCGAGCGGGAGCGCCCCTGGCCGATCACCCCGGTGTGGCCGGCACGCGGCTGA